In Chryseobacterium gleum, a single genomic region encodes these proteins:
- the argB gene encoding acetylglutamate kinase — translation MKQKIYIIKIGGALIDDEQLLDQFLEQFSGINEKKILVHGGGKLATTLADKLGIEQKMINGRRITDKETLDIVTMVYAGGINKNIVEKLQQKKCNAIGFSGADGNLIKAKKREHPEIDFGFVGDITKKSVNRKLVSKLIKMDLVPVFSAITHDRKGNLFNTNADTIASVIAQALSEKYEVELLYCFDKEGVLEDVNDPESVIKSVNEEEFTVLKEEGKLHKGILPKLENALGAIKNNVNKVFLIKETELKNHIENHHAGTEICL, via the coding sequence ATGAAACAGAAAATATACATCATAAAAATAGGCGGAGCACTCATTGATGATGAACAATTGCTGGATCAGTTTTTAGAACAGTTTTCCGGAATTAATGAAAAGAAAATTCTTGTTCATGGTGGTGGAAAGCTGGCTACAACGTTGGCTGATAAACTGGGTATAGAACAGAAAATGATCAACGGAAGGAGGATTACGGATAAAGAAACATTGGATATTGTTACCATGGTATATGCAGGAGGAATCAATAAGAACATTGTTGAAAAGCTGCAGCAGAAAAAATGCAATGCCATAGGATTTTCCGGAGCAGACGGAAATCTGATCAAAGCTAAGAAAAGAGAACATCCTGAAATAGATTTTGGATTTGTGGGAGACATTACCAAGAAAAGTGTCAACAGGAAGCTGGTTTCAAAATTAATCAAGATGGATCTTGTTCCTGTGTTTTCTGCCATTACCCACGACAGAAAAGGAAATCTTTTTAATACCAATGCAGATACCATTGCTTCTGTGATTGCACAGGCGCTTTCTGAGAAATATGAAGTTGAATTGCTGTATTGCTTTGATAAAGAAGGTGTTCTGGAGGATGTAAACGATCCGGAGTCTGTGATCAAAAGTGTAAATGAGGAAGAATTCACGGTATTAAAAGAAGAAGGAAAACTTCACAAAGGGATTTTACCCAAACTTGAAAATGCTCTTGGAGCGATAAAGAATAATGTCAATAAAGTGTTTCTCATCAAAGAAACAGAACTGAAAAACCATATAGAAAATCATCATGCAGGAACTGAAATCTGTTTATAA
- a CDS encoding IS1/IS1595 family N-terminal zinc-binding domain-containing protein, whose translation MENTCPRCKSTKVVKSGIVNDKQRFHCKDCNYYFTVKKLGKQIDDYYVTKALQLYLEGLSYREIERIIGVSHVTISSWIKKYNITRPPHSEFHPVYKILKQNELIEYIAQEENIKNSGIIITQFADKYMLIKWERFKK comes from the coding sequence ATGGAAAATACCTGTCCAAGATGCAAGAGTACCAAAGTGGTAAAAAGTGGTATTGTCAATGACAAACAACGTTTTCACTGCAAAGACTGCAATTATTATTTTACCGTTAAAAAACTGGGGAAACAAATTGATGATTATTACGTCACCAAGGCTCTTCAGCTTTATCTTGAAGGCTTAAGCTACCGTGAAATTGAAAGAATCATCGGAGTTTCTCATGTTACTATAAGTTCATGGATTAAAAAATACAATATTACCAGACCCCCACACTCTGAATTCCATCCTGTCTATAAAATATTAAAGCAGAATGAACTGATCGAATATATTGCTCAGGAAGAAAACATTAAAAATTCCGGGATTATCATCACCCAATTTGCTGATAAGTATATGCTGATCAAGTGGGAAAGGTTTAAGAAGTAG
- the argC gene encoding N-acetyl-gamma-glutamyl-phosphate reductase produces MKKTVGIIGANGYTGSELIRLLAFHPYVTLSFLYSRSNSGTSISDLYPDLTTVCEMILTDKPEDVDILFLCLPHKESQNWLTQNPVKEETLVIDLGNDFRLEGNFGNRDFIYGLPEINKKQLATAKSIANPGCFATAIQLALLPLAEKGMLNEVFTTGITGSTGAGQSLQATTHFTWRNDNVSAYKTLTHQHVDEILQQLISFNNKEVNLNFVPWRGDFARGIFTSSTMKTDLELEEIEQLYQDFYAEEPFVTVSRKAVDLKQVVNTNRCVIQIEKSGNVVVIHSAIDNLLKGASGQAVQNMNLAMNWEENAGLNLKPVAF; encoded by the coding sequence ATGAAGAAAACAGTAGGAATTATTGGTGCCAACGGTTATACAGGAAGTGAGCTAATACGCTTACTGGCTTTTCATCCCTATGTGACATTGAGTTTTTTATATAGTCGTTCGAATTCGGGAACAAGCATTTCGGATCTGTACCCGGATTTAACGACGGTCTGTGAAATGATTTTAACAGATAAACCTGAAGATGTAGATATCCTTTTTCTGTGTCTGCCTCATAAAGAAAGTCAAAACTGGTTAACGCAGAATCCTGTTAAAGAGGAAACACTGGTTATTGATTTGGGAAACGATTTCCGTTTAGAAGGAAATTTCGGAAACAGAGATTTTATCTACGGATTACCGGAAATCAATAAAAAACAACTGGCAACTGCCAAAAGCATTGCCAACCCGGGATGTTTTGCAACAGCAATTCAATTGGCCTTATTGCCATTGGCAGAAAAAGGAATGTTAAATGAGGTTTTTACCACAGGGATTACAGGTTCTACAGGAGCCGGACAGTCCTTGCAGGCTACAACTCATTTTACCTGGAGAAATGATAATGTTTCAGCATACAAAACATTAACTCATCAGCATGTAGATGAGATTTTGCAACAGCTGATTTCATTCAATAATAAAGAAGTAAACCTGAATTTTGTTCCATGGAGAGGAGATTTTGCAAGGGGAATTTTTACAAGTTCCACGATGAAGACGGATTTAGAGCTGGAGGAAATAGAACAACTGTATCAGGATTTTTATGCGGAGGAGCCTTTCGTTACGGTAAGCAGGAAGGCAGTTGATTTAAAGCAGGTTGTCAATACAAATCGCTGTGTGATTCAGATCGAAAAGAGTGGAAATGTTGTCGTTATTCACTCAGCGATTGACAATTTGTTAAAAGGTGCATCGGGACAGGCCGTACAGAATATGAATCTGGCCATGAACTGGGAAGAAAATGCAGGACTGAACCTGAAACCGGTAGCATTTTAA
- a CDS encoding aspartate carbamoyltransferase catalytic subunit, translating to MFTITELSTERINSILTEAMAFANGKTAKIEGEVFCSNLFFEDSTRTKTSFDLAERKLGLQVVPFDASHSSVNKGESLYDTVKTIESIGVNLVVIRDKKDRYFEELKNISIPVINGGDGTGNHPSQCMLDLLTIYQEFGKFEGLKVGIVGDVKHSRVANSNAEALRRLGAKVYFSGPEQWFDEGALINGTYMSVDELIGEVDVLMLLRIQHERHDSAMSFTASEYHKRYGLTKEREHAMKKEAIIMHPAPINRGVEIDSELVECERSRVFKQMQNGVFARMAILKDALESKGYTFK from the coding sequence ATGTTTACGATTACAGAACTAAGCACCGAGAGAATCAACAGTATACTGACAGAAGCAATGGCTTTTGCAAATGGTAAAACTGCTAAAATTGAAGGAGAAGTTTTTTGCTCAAACCTTTTCTTCGAAGACAGCACAAGAACGAAAACAAGTTTTGATCTTGCAGAAAGAAAACTGGGACTTCAGGTAGTTCCTTTTGATGCATCACACAGTTCGGTAAACAAAGGCGAAAGTCTTTATGATACAGTAAAGACTATTGAAAGTATAGGAGTAAACCTTGTGGTAATCCGCGATAAAAAAGACAGATACTTTGAGGAACTTAAAAATATCAGCATTCCTGTAATCAATGGAGGAGACGGAACAGGAAACCATCCTTCACAATGTATGCTGGATCTGCTGACCATCTATCAGGAATTCGGAAAGTTTGAAGGACTGAAAGTGGGAATCGTAGGAGATGTAAAACACAGCCGTGTTGCTAATTCAAATGCAGAGGCACTGAGAAGATTAGGTGCTAAAGTATATTTCTCAGGACCGGAACAGTGGTTTGACGAAGGAGCCCTGATTAACGGAACTTATATGTCCGTAGATGAGCTGATCGGTGAAGTGGATGTTCTGATGCTGTTAAGAATACAACATGAAAGACATGATTCAGCAATGAGTTTCACCGCTTCGGAATACCATAAAAGATATGGACTGACTAAAGAAAGAGAGCATGCAATGAAAAAAGAAGCGATCATCATGCACCCGGCTCCTATCAACAGAGGGGTAGAAATTGACTCTGAACTTGTGGAATGCGAAAGATCAAGAGTCTTCAAGCAGATGCAAAACGGTGTATTCGCAAGAATGGCTATTCTGAAAGATGCGCTGGAAAGTAAAGGGTATACTTTTAAATAA
- the argH gene encoding argininosuccinate lyase, translating into MKKIWQKDDLATNILVNNFTVGKDLDFDERLAKYDVKGSMAHCKMLAETGIITQEESEQMLSVLNSILYKIEEGSFEIDKDAEDIHSQVEAILIEELGDTGKKIHTARSRNDQVLLDIKLYLLDEIREITSLTDEFFQILIQLADQHKNVLLPGYTHLQIAMPSSFGLWFGAYAEALLDDVEMLFSVKNIINKNPLGSAAGYGSSFPINRESTTYNLGFQSMNYNSVYAQMTRGKSEKMLAMAMATLAGTLGKFAYDVCLYLSQNFDFISFPKEFTTGSSIMPHKKNPDIFELVRARCNRIQSLPNELILLTSNLPSGYHRDVQLTKEILFPAIDSLKECLEILSYTLPNIQVKDGILEDEKYKYLFSVEKINEEVKNGSSFRDAYVKVGQEIENNEFEFEPGNFEHTHQGSIGNLCLDKIEYQFNKLKNKLLG; encoded by the coding sequence ATGAAAAAAATATGGCAGAAGGATGACCTTGCCACCAATATATTAGTCAATAACTTTACAGTCGGTAAAGATCTTGACTTTGACGAGCGTTTAGCAAAATATGATGTCAAAGGTTCTATGGCGCATTGCAAAATGCTGGCAGAAACCGGGATTATCACTCAGGAAGAATCAGAACAGATGCTATCTGTTTTAAACAGTATTTTATATAAAATTGAAGAAGGTAGTTTTGAAATTGATAAAGATGCTGAGGATATCCATTCTCAGGTAGAAGCTATTCTTATTGAAGAATTAGGAGATACAGGGAAAAAAATCCATACCGCAAGATCAAGAAATGATCAGGTTTTACTGGATATCAAATTGTATTTGCTGGATGAAATCCGTGAAATAACATCGCTTACAGATGAGTTTTTCCAGATTTTAATTCAACTGGCAGATCAGCATAAAAATGTACTGCTTCCGGGATATACCCATTTGCAGATTGCAATGCCTTCATCATTCGGATTGTGGTTCGGAGCTTATGCGGAAGCACTTTTGGATGATGTGGAAATGCTGTTTTCGGTAAAGAATATCATTAATAAAAATCCATTGGGATCAGCTGCTGGTTACGGTTCTTCATTCCCGATCAATCGCGAAAGTACCACTTATAACCTGGGGTTCCAGTCAATGAATTATAACTCGGTTTACGCTCAGATGACCCGCGGGAAGTCAGAGAAAATGCTTGCTATGGCTATGGCTACTCTGGCAGGAACGCTGGGGAAGTTTGCTTACGATGTATGTCTGTATCTGAGCCAGAATTTTGATTTTATCAGCTTTCCAAAAGAATTTACTACAGGAAGCAGCATTATGCCTCATAAAAAGAATCCGGATATCTTTGAGCTGGTTCGTGCACGTTGCAACAGAATTCAGTCTCTTCCGAATGAACTGATTCTTTTAACAAGCAATCTGCCTTCAGGATATCACAGAGATGTACAGCTGACGAAAGAAATTCTTTTTCCTGCAATAGATTCTTTGAAGGAATGTCTGGAAATCCTAAGCTATACTTTACCGAATATTCAGGTAAAAGATGGAATTCTGGAAGATGAGAAGTACAAATACCTTTTCAGTGTGGAAAAGATCAATGAAGAGGTTAAAAACGGAAGTTCATTCCGTGATGCGTATGTAAAAGTGGGACAGGAGATTGAAAACAATGAATTTGAATTTGAACCTGGAAACTTTGAACATACCCACCAGGGAAGTATTGGCAACCTTTGTCTGGATAAAATAGAATATCAGTTCAATAAACTGAAAAATAAATTATTGGGTTAG
- a CDS encoding GNAT family N-acetyltransferase → MEIEISSCEHLMYVSEIQQEMYDSAQRRGTGIAKRSIEYLSKKISEGNAVVATENGEWVGFCYIETWSHGKFVANSGLIVSPKFRNGGVATQIKQKVFQLSRDKYPDAKVFGLTTGLAVMKINSDLGYKPVIYSELTQDEEFWNGCKNCVNYEILMMKERKNCLCTAMLFVPDNIKKNEAVNDRSENKYNEMNPADFKYSVQDTVGEFNAAINKNKKNPDEKESHLSV, encoded by the coding sequence ATGGAAATAGAAATTTCCTCATGCGAACATCTAATGTATGTGAGTGAAATACAGCAGGAAATGTATGATTCTGCACAGCGTAGAGGAACGGGAATCGCAAAACGTTCCATAGAATATTTAAGCAAGAAGATTTCAGAGGGCAATGCTGTGGTAGCCACTGAAAACGGCGAGTGGGTAGGTTTCTGTTATATAGAGACCTGGTCACATGGGAAGTTTGTGGCCAATTCGGGACTGATTGTGTCGCCGAAATTCAGGAACGGGGGAGTAGCGACTCAGATCAAGCAGAAAGTTTTCCAGTTATCTAGAGATAAATATCCTGATGCGAAAGTATTTGGATTAACAACAGGTTTGGCAGTAATGAAAATCAATAGTGATCTGGGATATAAACCAGTGATCTATTCGGAACTGACTCAGGATGAGGAATTCTGGAACGGCTGCAAGAACTGTGTTAACTATGAAATCCTGATGATGAAGGAACGTAAAAACTGTTTATGTACAGCGATGTTGTTTGTTCCTGACAATATAAAAAAGAATGAGGCGGTAAATGACCGCTCGGAAAATAAATATAATGAAATGAACCCTGCAGATTTTAAATATTCTGTACAGGATACTGTTGGGGAATTCAATGCGGCAATTAATAAAAATAAAAAAAATCCAGATGAAAAAGAAAGTCATCTTAGCGTTTAG
- the argG gene encoding argininosuccinate synthase produces MKKKVILAFSGGLDTSYCAKYLSETLGYDVYAVTVNTGGFSKEEEKELERKALNLGVKEYRCVDAQEDYYNSCVKYLIFGNVLKNNTYPLSVSAERTIQAQEIAKYAIEVQADAIAHGSTGAGNDQVRFDLIFQVMCPNIEIITPIRDMALSREEEIEFLKEHGYEMEFQKAQYSVNKGLWGTSVGGKETLTSRNYLPEEAFPSQIKETQPSELEIEFKKGEVVAVNGESFEHSVYAIQKIEELASAYGIGRDIHVGDTIVGIKGRVGFEAAAASVIIKAHHLLEKHTLSKYQQMMKSQLSDWYGNWLHEALFLDPVMRNIESFLTDSQKTVSGKVFVTLHPYRFILNGIESDHDLMSDKFGSYGEANRAWTGDDVKGYTKIVSNSLNIYHQINQNIN; encoded by the coding sequence ATGAAAAAGAAAGTCATCTTAGCGTTTAGCGGAGGTTTGGATACTTCCTACTGTGCTAAATATCTTAGTGAAACACTGGGATATGATGTGTATGCAGTCACTGTAAATACCGGAGGTTTTTCAAAAGAAGAAGAAAAAGAATTGGAAAGAAAAGCTTTAAACCTTGGAGTAAAAGAATACAGGTGTGTGGACGCTCAGGAAGACTATTATAATTCATGTGTGAAATATCTGATTTTCGGGAATGTACTGAAAAATAATACCTATCCACTTTCTGTAAGTGCTGAGCGTACCATTCAGGCGCAGGAGATTGCAAAATATGCCATTGAAGTACAGGCTGATGCTATTGCTCACGGAAGCACAGGAGCCGGAAATGACCAGGTTCGTTTTGACCTGATCTTCCAGGTAATGTGTCCGAATATCGAAATCATTACGCCTATCCGCGATATGGCATTATCCCGTGAGGAAGAGATTGAGTTTTTGAAGGAACACGGTTATGAAATGGAATTCCAGAAAGCGCAATATTCTGTCAATAAAGGACTTTGGGGAACTTCTGTGGGAGGAAAAGAAACATTGACTTCAAGAAATTATCTTCCGGAAGAAGCTTTTCCTTCTCAGATCAAAGAAACCCAACCTTCAGAACTGGAGATTGAGTTTAAAAAAGGTGAGGTAGTTGCTGTGAATGGAGAAAGTTTTGAACATTCTGTATATGCTATTCAAAAAATAGAAGAACTGGCTTCAGCATATGGAATCGGCCGTGATATCCACGTAGGAGATACTATTGTCGGAATTAAAGGACGGGTAGGTTTTGAAGCGGCAGCAGCATCGGTGATCATTAAAGCGCATCATTTATTGGAAAAGCATACGCTTTCAAAATATCAGCAAATGATGAAGTCGCAGTTATCTGATTGGTATGGAAATTGGCTTCACGAAGCACTTTTCTTAGATCCTGTGATGAGAAATATTGAGTCTTTCCTTACAGATTCTCAGAAAACAGTAAGCGGTAAAGTATTTGTAACCCTTCATCCATACAGATTTATTTTGAATGGAATTGAATCTGATCATGACCTGATGTCCGATAAATTCGGAAGTTATGGAGAAGCCAACAGAGCATGGACAGGCGATGATGTAAAAGGATATACTAAGATTGTAAGCAATTCTTTAAATATATACCACCAGATTAACCAGAATATCAACTAG
- a CDS encoding N-acetylornithine carbamoyltransferase, with translation MKKFTSVSDVENLQEIIKKALQIKADPLTETQKGKGKTIGLVFLNSSLRTRLSSQIAAQNLGLNVLTLNAAQEAWNLEFADGAVMNGDTVEHIKDAIEVLNQYCDIIAVRCFAGMKSKEDDVNESILSQFEKHAKVPVVSLESATRHPLQSLADCITITENWKKDHKPKVVLTWAPHIKPIAHAVGNSFAEWMQEMDVELVIANPEGYDLDKTFTKDVKVIHDQDEALKDADFIYVKNWSSFDDYAAMPEVKGEWMLTNEKLANTNNAKVMHCLPVRRNVELSDEVMDGNHSIIYQQAKNRIFSAQAVFSEILDDIK, from the coding sequence ATGAAAAAATTTACCTCTGTAAGTGATGTAGAAAACTTACAGGAAATCATAAAAAAAGCTTTACAGATAAAAGCGGATCCCCTTACTGAAACACAAAAAGGAAAGGGAAAAACAATCGGACTAGTATTTTTAAATTCAAGTTTAAGAACCCGTCTGAGCAGTCAGATTGCAGCTCAAAATCTAGGGTTGAATGTGTTGACATTAAATGCAGCACAGGAAGCATGGAATCTTGAATTTGCTGACGGAGCGGTAATGAACGGCGACACTGTAGAACATATCAAAGATGCTATCGAAGTGTTAAATCAATATTGTGATATCATTGCGGTACGTTGTTTTGCAGGAATGAAAAGCAAAGAAGATGATGTGAATGAAAGCATCTTAAGCCAGTTTGAAAAGCATGCAAAAGTACCTGTGGTTTCATTGGAATCTGCAACTCGTCATCCGCTGCAAAGTCTGGCAGATTGTATCACGATTACAGAGAACTGGAAAAAAGATCACAAGCCGAAAGTGGTATTAACATGGGCGCCGCACATCAAACCTATTGCGCACGCTGTTGGAAACTCTTTCGCCGAGTGGATGCAGGAAATGGATGTTGAGTTGGTTATTGCCAATCCCGAAGGGTATGATTTAGATAAAACCTTTACCAAAGATGTAAAAGTAATCCATGATCAGGATGAAGCATTGAAAGATGCAGACTTTATCTATGTGAAGAATTGGTCTTCTTTTGATGATTATGCAGCAATGCCTGAAGTAAAAGGCGAATGGATGCTTACGAATGAAAAATTAGCCAATACCAATAATGCAAAAGTGATGCACTGCCTTCCGGTTCGCCGTAATGTGGAGCTGAGTGATGAGGTAATGGATGGAAACCATTCTATCATCTATCAGCAGGCAAAAAACCGTATTTTCTCTGCACAGGCTGTGTTCAGTGAAATTTTGGATGATATTAAATAA
- a CDS encoding aspartate aminotransferase family protein, whose product MNLFNVYPLFNINPVKAQGSFLWDDKGEKYLDFYGGHAVISIGHNHPYYQNKLKDQLEKISFYSNSVQNELQTELAEKLGKLSGYEDYNLFLCNSGAEANENALKLASFHNGKSKVLYFSGSFHGRTSAAVSVTDNSKIVAPVNFSERFIKSEWNDVQQLEETFEKFGDEISSVIIEGIQGVGGIMIPTPEFLSKIKELCEKHDAVLILDEVQSGYGRSGYFFAHQEFGVEADIITTAKGMGNGFPVGGVLIHPKFQASNGLLGTTFGGNHLACAASIAVLDVMKDENLITNAQEMGEYIENEIKDLPYIKSIRRKGLMIGIELDRDCSEVRRELLFDHHIFTGNSNDKTVLRILPALNIKKEETDLFINALKTVLESIEN is encoded by the coding sequence ATGAATTTATTCAACGTATATCCATTATTCAACATCAATCCGGTAAAAGCTCAGGGATCATTTCTTTGGGACGATAAAGGAGAAAAATATCTCGATTTTTACGGAGGTCATGCTGTAATTTCTATCGGCCACAACCATCCGTATTATCAGAATAAACTTAAAGATCAGCTGGAAAAAATATCTTTCTATTCCAACTCTGTTCAGAATGAATTACAGACTGAGCTGGCAGAAAAACTAGGAAAGCTTTCCGGGTATGAAGATTATAACCTTTTCTTATGTAATTCCGGGGCTGAAGCAAATGAAAACGCTTTAAAACTGGCTTCATTTCATAACGGGAAAAGCAAGGTGCTGTATTTCTCAGGTTCATTCCACGGAAGAACTTCAGCGGCGGTTTCGGTAACTGATAATTCAAAAATTGTAGCTCCGGTTAACTTTTCCGAAAGATTTATCAAATCAGAATGGAATGATGTACAGCAGCTTGAAGAGACTTTTGAGAAGTTTGGAGATGAAATTTCTTCTGTGATCATCGAAGGAATTCAGGGAGTAGGAGGTATTATGATTCCAACACCGGAATTTTTATCTAAAATCAAAGAACTGTGCGAAAAGCATGACGCTGTTCTTATTTTGGATGAAGTGCAGTCCGGATACGGAAGAAGCGGATATTTTTTTGCCCATCAGGAATTTGGAGTTGAAGCAGATATCATTACTACGGCAAAAGGAATGGGAAATGGATTTCCTGTAGGCGGAGTTTTGATCCATCCAAAATTCCAGGCAAGTAACGGTTTGCTGGGAACTACATTTGGAGGGAATCACCTTGCCTGCGCTGCTTCCATTGCTGTGCTGGATGTGATGAAAGATGAAAATCTTATCACAAATGCTCAGGAAATGGGTGAGTATATTGAAAATGAAATTAAAGATTTACCATATATTAAATCCATCCGAAGGAAAGGATTGATGATCGGAATAGAACTCGACAGGGACTGTTCAGAAGTAAGGAGGGAGCTCCTTTTTGATCATCATATTTTCACCGGAAACTCGAATGATAAAACGGTGCTGAGGATTCTTCCGGCACTCAATATCAAAAAAGAGGAAACGGATCTTTTCATCAATGCTTTGAAAACGGTATTGGAAAGTATCGAAAATTAA
- a CDS encoding M20 family metallo-hydrolase, with translation MQELKSVYNKEELLNNAVGLLKNLIEIPSFSKDEFNTSVEIENFFKKHQIPTKRFKNNIWAVNKHFDVFKPSVLLNTHHDTVKPNKAYTLDPFVPIEKEGKLFGLGSNDAGASLVAMAHVFLHFYDKEDLKYNLVIALTAEEEISGFDGIEALFPQLPNVELAIVGEPTQMNLAIAEKGLLVIDGEMKGTPSHAAHPNDDNSIIKCMQDLQNILAFKFPKVSEYLGEVKVTLSGIHAGVQHNVVPESCNFTLDVRVTDEYSNQEAFEIIQSQMKSTLTARSFRLNSSRIEMDHPFVKAGIEIGRTTYGSPTSSDQAIIPCTSVKIGPGDSRRSHTADEFIYIHEIEEGIEIYIRILEKVL, from the coding sequence ATGCAGGAACTGAAATCTGTTTATAATAAAGAAGAACTGTTGAATAATGCGGTCGGATTGCTTAAGAATTTGATTGAAATTCCTTCATTCAGTAAAGATGAATTTAATACGTCCGTAGAAATCGAGAATTTTTTCAAAAAACACCAGATTCCTACCAAGCGTTTTAAAAACAATATCTGGGCGGTGAACAAGCACTTTGATGTATTTAAGCCATCTGTTTTGCTGAATACCCATCATGATACGGTGAAGCCTAATAAAGCGTACACACTTGATCCATTTGTACCTATCGAAAAAGAAGGGAAACTGTTCGGATTGGGAAGCAATGATGCCGGGGCTTCTCTGGTTGCTATGGCGCATGTTTTTTTACATTTTTATGATAAAGAAGATTTAAAATATAATTTAGTTATTGCTTTGACGGCAGAGGAGGAGATTTCAGGATTTGATGGAATCGAAGCCTTATTTCCGCAGCTACCCAACGTAGAACTCGCCATTGTAGGAGAACCCACGCAGATGAACCTGGCGATTGCAGAAAAAGGACTTCTTGTGATTGATGGAGAAATGAAAGGTACTCCTTCTCACGCCGCTCATCCTAATGATGATAACTCAATTATAAAATGTATGCAGGATCTGCAGAATATTCTTGCCTTTAAATTTCCAAAGGTTTCGGAATATCTGGGAGAAGTTAAAGTGACTTTATCAGGAATTCATGCAGGAGTACAACATAATGTTGTTCCGGAATCATGCAATTTTACACTGGATGTAAGGGTAACGGATGAATATTCCAATCAGGAAGCATTTGAAATTATCCAGTCCCAGATGAAATCCACATTAACGGCAAGATCGTTCAGACTGAATTCCTCCAGGATCGAAATGGATCACCCGTTTGTAAAGGCAGGAATTGAAATCGGAAGGACAACCTATGGTTCACCGACTTCCTCAGATCAGGCGATTATTCCATGCACATCAGTGAAAATAGGACCTGGAGACAGTAGGCGCTCCCATACTGCAGATGAATTTATCTATATCCATGAAATAGAAGAAGGTATAGAAATCTACATCAGAATTTTAGAAAAAGTGTTATAA
- a CDS encoding Lrp/AsnC family transcriptional regulator encodes MDLKDKMILSIIQEDSTLSVKEISEKIGLTFTPTYERIKQLEKQGIIQKYVGLLNREKLGLNIVVYCNVRLKEQSKKVLETFENHIGKYDEVQEIISLSGEYDYMLKIIAKDINSYNEFAVNVISNIPNIGQYHSSIVLHEVKKSTKFKIDLE; translated from the coding sequence ATGGATTTAAAAGACAAAATGATTCTCAGTATTATTCAGGAAGACTCTACACTCTCGGTAAAGGAAATTTCCGAAAAGATAGGTCTTACCTTTACTCCTACGTATGAGCGAATCAAACAATTGGAGAAACAGGGGATCATTCAGAAGTATGTGGGCCTTTTAAACCGTGAAAAACTGGGTTTAAATATTGTAGTCTACTGTAATGTCCGTCTCAAGGAACAATCTAAGAAAGTATTGGAAACTTTTGAGAACCATATCGGCAAATATGATGAAGTACAGGAAATCATCAGTCTTTCCGGGGAGTATGACTATATGCTGAAGATTATTGCTAAGGACATCAATTCTTATAACGAATTTGCGGTTAATGTTATTTCAAACATTCCCAATATCGGGCAGTACCATAGTTCTATCGTGCTTCACGAGGTAAAAAAATCTACCAAATTCAAAATTGATCTGGAATAA